CCCGTTAGCGTAGCTACGGTATCGAACATACCTTCCTTGTCTTCCTGCATATCCTTGTTGTAGGCCAGCGGGAGTGACTTCAGCACGGTCAGCAGTCCAATCAGGTTGCCGTAGACACGGCCTGTCTTGCCACGTACCAGCTCCGGCACATCCGGGTTCTTCTTCTGCGGCATGATGCTGCTGCCGGTGCAGAAGGCATCGTCCAGCTCCACGAAGCTGAATTCGGTGCTGCTCCACAGCACCAGCTCCTCGCTGAGCCGTGACAAGTGGGTCATAACCAGCGCCGCATTCGCCAGGAACTCGACGATAAAGTCACGGTCGCTGACCGCATCCAGACTGTTCTCATATACGCTATCGAAGCCAAGCTGCTCAGCCACGAAGTGGCGGTCGATCGGAAACGTCGTTCCCGCCAGCGCACCAGCGCCCAGCGGCAGCACATTGATCCGCTTGTAGCTGTCGGTCAGACGCTCCGCATCGCGGCGGAACATCGACACGTAGGCGAGCAGATGATGGGCGAACAGAATCGGCTGCGCACGCTGCAGATGAGTGTAACCAGGGACAATAGTCTCCACATTGTCCTTGGCCTGCCCGATCAGCGCCTCCTGCAGGTCATGCAGCAGCGTTACCAGCTCCACCACCCGGTTCCGCAGGTAAAGGTGCATATCCGTCGCTACCTGGTCGTTGCGGCTGCGGCCGGTATGCAGCTTGCCGCCGACCGGGCCGATCTCAGCGATCAGGTTCTTTTCAATATTCATGTGGATGTCTTCATCGGCTACTGAGAACTCAATCTCCCCCGCCCGCACCTTCTCCAGCACCTTGGCGAGTCCGCCCTTGATCGTCTCTACATCCTCCTGCGGCAGAATGCCGCACTTCCCCAGCATCGTCACATGGGCCAGACTGCCCTGCACATCCTCTTCAGCCAGCGCCTGATCGAAGCCGATCGAAGCCGTATATTCCTCCACCAGCTTGTTCGTTCCTTTAGTAAAACGTCCGCCCCACAGCTTGCTCACCTGATGTTCCCTCCTTATGGACGGTAGAAGGGCCGCCCCTGTCCGGATGGGAGGAACGGCCTTCTGTGTCCGCTTCTATA
This region of Paenibacillus sp. FSL K6-1096 genomic DNA includes:
- the argH gene encoding argininosuccinate lyase encodes the protein MSKLWGGRFTKGTNKLVEEYTASIGFDQALAEEDVQGSLAHVTMLGKCGILPQEDVETIKGGLAKVLEKVRAGEIEFSVADEDIHMNIEKNLIAEIGPVGGKLHTGRSRNDQVATDMHLYLRNRVVELVTLLHDLQEALIGQAKDNVETIVPGYTHLQRAQPILFAHHLLAYVSMFRRDAERLTDSYKRINVLPLGAGALAGTTFPIDRHFVAEQLGFDSVYENSLDAVSDRDFIVEFLANAALVMTHLSRLSEELVLWSSTEFSFVELDDAFCTGSSIMPQKKNPDVPELVRGKTGRVYGNLIGLLTVLKSLPLAYNKDMQEDKEGMFDTVATLTGALQLFAPMISTMKVNKKRMREAVNTDFSNATDIADFLVGKGLPFRQAHEVIGKTVLYCINEGKFLLDLTLDEFKQFSPLFDDQIYAVLQPEAVVNARNVYGGTATVQVQAAIERAEAALLAAGEWVKQHGPAAAQ